In Atribacterota bacterium, the genomic window CGTAACATTAAATCAGTTTACGTAAAAGAGTTTCAGGCAATTGTGGAGAATGATGAAATTGTCAGATACCGTGTTGATGTTAAGATATCATTTGTTGTAAAATAATAAAAAAGGTTTTCAGTTACTGGTTTTCGGTTTTTAGTTTAAAAACGAGGAACCAGAAAAAAACAAAAATGGGGATGATCTCTAAGTAAAAGATTGTCCCCATTTTTTACTTTCTTATACAGGAAATAACCGGAAGATAGATAGTTTTCAGTTTATAGTTATTATTTTTCGGTCTAAGCTATTCAAAGAAGAAATATTTATAATAACAAAATTACATTAAATTTTTATTCAATTATGATAGCAATTATTGATTTTAAAACTAAAAACAGAAAACTATAAACTGCAAACTTAAAATGGGAACAGGTCCTTCTTTATGAAACTATCCCCATTTTTTTCAAGTTATATCACATTGTAAAGAACGTTTTTATCTTATTTTTCATTCAAACAGAAAACCATTCCCGTGACAATTATATTGTCAAAAGAACCGTCCCCGTGACAACTATTTGTTTAGAAAATTTGCGGCTGAATCGAGATAATAAGCGGCTCTCTCTACAATTGCTGGTTCGATCTCATATATTTCTTGCCAGCCGTTTTCTATGGATCCGGTATATTCCCTGGCTGCCCATGGACCTGTTCCTACCTGGAAACCGTTTGTCCAGAAATAAAATGGTGGCCAGTCAATTTCATAGTATTCCATATAAGCCAGTAAGTCTTCATGTTGCCAGTCATAAATGGGCGCATAACGCACCACACCATGCTCGTCTACATCCATACCTTCTTCACCAGGGTCATTTCCATCTATTTTTCTTCTGCCAACCAGAAACATATCTATATTATTTTTTTTGAAATACCTTTTTTGTCCCTCATTTTGCACCTGTTTAAACCAGACTGAGGCAATTTCAGCATGCTGAGGAAATAGCATATTCTTATTATCAGCCAGCCATTTCAAATCCTGACCGGTATTTACTATTTCCAGGCCTTCCGGTGCATTCTCTATTACCCAATCAACAACCTGCTGATATTCCAGATTACAGCGGACCCAGACATTTTTCTTAACCCCCAAATCCCTGCATATATGTTCCAAAACAATTGAATCCTTGCCACCGCTCCAGGAAATAGCAACTTTTTTTCCTTTTATGTGTTTTTTTATTCTGTCTCTGGCTTGTTCTCTTAATTTTACAATCCTTTTTTCAAAATCTTTATCATCCTGCAATCTTTCTCTAACATTTTCCAACTCTTCCAACCAGGCATCCTGTTGGGTATCCTGTTTAACGCCTAAGATAGTATCAACCTCCCTATCTTTATATTATTTATTTTATATTTTTAATATATATTTTTTTCAAAGACCATAAAGTGCCTGTCAGGGCTATAATAATCTTTCACAGCTATTCTTTCATTGACCAGAACTGTTGGACCAATCTTTGAACTAATATTATTGTAACTATTGTTCAAAAATAGTTTTTCTGATGCAATATTTTCCGGATCAATTGTAACCTCAATTCTTGTACAGCCCATTTCACCAGCTTTATTTTCTATAGATTCAAGCAATAATCCTCCCAGTCCTCTTCCCTGCATATCTG contains:
- a CDS encoding dodecin family protein, whose product is MAVVKIIEILAESEKGWEDATKVALEEAKKTVRNIKSVYVKEFQAIVENDEIVRYRVDVKISFVVK
- a CDS encoding phosphoadenosine phosphosulfate reductase family protein, with protein sequence MEELENVRERLQDDKDFEKRIVKLREQARDRIKKHIKGKKVAISWSGGKDSIVLEHICRDLGVKKNVWVRCNLEYQQVVDWVIENAPEGLEIVNTGQDLKWLADNKNMLFPQHAEIASVWFKQVQNEGQKRYFKKNNIDMFLVGRRKIDGNDPGEEGMDVDEHGVVRYAPIYDWQHEDLLAYMEYYEIDWPPFYFWTNGFQVGTGPWAAREYTGSIENGWQEIYEIEPAIVERAAYYLDSAANFLNK